One Paraglaciecola mesophila genomic region harbors:
- a CDS encoding aminotransferase class V-fold PLP-dependent enzyme, whose amino-acid sequence MLRRQFLHALGLSAGAGLVSISSVLKAGPKTAPKVADANNALEPGDWQALRNLFPLTRDYIQLSTFLLASHPKPVSQAIEKHRQAFDENPSDYWHQHFLTIDGEIMQAAADYMGGEAQHIALTDSTTMGLGLIYSGLKLQPGDEILQTVHDHYSTDMSLAHRANRTGAQVKRIALYDQPSRVSVADVQTRLRDAITDKTRVVAATWVHSSTGVKLPIRAMADFITKLNRQRKVDQQILFCVDGVHGFGIEDQDISQLGCDFFVAGTHKWIFGPRGTGVVWGNERAWAQSEPVIPSFGASYDVWLGSTTQDKVPIGEHMSPGGFHSFEHRWALPEAFKLHLQLGKANVQKRIHQLNTQTKQGLAKMPHVTLYTPSDSSLSSGLVCFDVKGVAPETVVEKMHAKGIIMSSTPYRQSYARFAPSLLNNEQEIELALAEIRALA is encoded by the coding sequence ATGTTAAGACGTCAATTTTTACATGCATTAGGATTGAGCGCAGGGGCAGGTTTGGTCAGCATATCGTCTGTATTAAAAGCGGGACCAAAAACAGCACCTAAGGTAGCAGACGCAAATAATGCTCTTGAGCCGGGAGATTGGCAGGCACTGCGTAACTTATTTCCACTAACACGAGATTACATCCAGTTATCTACTTTTTTATTAGCTTCTCATCCCAAACCTGTATCCCAAGCCATCGAAAAGCACAGACAAGCATTTGATGAGAACCCGTCCGATTATTGGCATCAGCACTTTCTTACCATTGACGGTGAAATAATGCAGGCTGCCGCTGACTATATGGGAGGTGAAGCACAACACATCGCCTTAACAGACAGCACAACCATGGGGCTGGGCCTGATCTACAGTGGGCTAAAACTTCAACCTGGGGATGAGATACTGCAAACTGTGCATGATCATTACTCTACTGATATGTCGTTAGCGCATCGTGCCAATCGCACAGGGGCACAAGTAAAGCGCATAGCATTGTACGATCAGCCTTCACGAGTAAGTGTTGCCGATGTGCAAACGCGTTTGCGCGACGCTATCACTGATAAAACAAGAGTGGTGGCTGCTACATGGGTGCATTCATCCACTGGCGTAAAGCTGCCTATTCGGGCTATGGCAGACTTTATTACTAAGCTAAACCGTCAGCGTAAAGTTGACCAACAAATACTATTTTGTGTTGATGGTGTTCATGGTTTTGGCATAGAAGATCAAGATATTAGTCAGTTGGGCTGTGACTTTTTTGTTGCCGGCACTCACAAGTGGATCTTTGGGCCAAGGGGCACAGGCGTGGTGTGGGGAAATGAACGAGCATGGGCCCAAAGCGAACCTGTTATTCCCAGCTTCGGAGCGTCTTACGATGTTTGGCTGGGGTCAACGACGCAAGATAAAGTGCCAATTGGCGAGCATATGTCTCCTGGAGGCTTTCACTCTTTCGAGCACCGCTGGGCATTGCCTGAGGCATTTAAATTACACCTTCAATTAGGCAAGGCAAACGTGCAAAAGCGTATTCATCAATTAAACACGCAAACTAAACAAGGCCTAGCAAAAATGCCTCATGTGACTTTGTATACACCGAGTGACAGTTCACTTTCATCTGGCTTAGTGTGTTTTGATGTGAAAGGGGTAGCGCCCGAAACAGTGGTAGAAAAGATGCACGCCAAAGGCATTATCATGAGCAGCACACCTTATCGTCAAAGCTACGCACGCTTTGCACCGTCACTGCTTAATAACGAACAAGAAATAGAATTGGCGCTGGCTGAGATCCGAGCTCTTGCGTAA
- a CDS encoding mandelate racemase/muconate lactonizing enzyme family protein has protein sequence MKITRVEIFDIECPKRPVWNPVFIRIHTDEGIAGVGEAGLAYDWGHSAAAHMIKEIAEALLIGFNPVNTELLWSKMLREGFWGLGGGPVFYAAMSAIDTALWDIKAKALNVPLYQLLGGKTNGKLRTYASQLQFDWDKEVTRLNDPVDYGRAAEKAVAEGYDAVKVDPIVYDKTGAGHFDRTKLFTQPEMRLFRARLQAIRDAVGDDVDIIFECHSLPGVATAIQLGEMVEDIGCLYYEEPVNYLNSKLHDKVAKRVNVPIAGGERLYNRWGVRPYLEDQSLDVLQPDIGLCGGFTEAKKVCDYADVYDVRIQAHVCGGPVATAASLHLETAIPNFLIHEHHTYAIKDWNRELCIQDPQPVNGFFEVTETPGIGIDLNDEIVYRSPHMEVK, from the coding sequence ATGAAAATTACTCGCGTCGAAATTTTTGATATTGAATGCCCTAAACGCCCAGTGTGGAACCCGGTTTTTATTCGTATCCATACGGATGAAGGCATCGCTGGGGTCGGCGAAGCGGGCCTTGCATACGACTGGGGACACAGCGCTGCTGCGCATATGATCAAAGAAATCGCTGAGGCATTATTAATCGGCTTTAATCCAGTCAACACAGAATTGCTGTGGAGCAAAATGCTCAGAGAAGGGTTCTGGGGCTTAGGTGGCGGCCCAGTATTTTATGCTGCCATGAGTGCGATAGATACGGCACTTTGGGACATTAAAGCCAAAGCGCTAAATGTCCCTTTATATCAATTGTTAGGCGGTAAAACCAACGGCAAATTGCGTACTTATGCCAGTCAGTTACAGTTCGATTGGGACAAAGAAGTAACGCGTTTGAATGATCCGGTTGACTACGGACGTGCAGCAGAAAAAGCGGTGGCCGAAGGCTATGATGCAGTAAAAGTAGACCCAATCGTGTATGACAAAACCGGAGCAGGGCACTTTGACCGTACCAAGTTATTTACCCAGCCTGAAATGCGTTTATTTAGAGCACGACTGCAAGCCATTCGTGACGCAGTAGGCGATGACGTAGATATTATTTTTGAATGCCACAGTCTACCTGGGGTTGCCACGGCCATTCAGCTAGGTGAAATGGTAGAAGACATCGGCTGTTTGTATTACGAAGAGCCAGTGAATTACTTAAACTCTAAGTTACACGATAAGGTCGCAAAGCGCGTCAATGTGCCCATTGCCGGTGGCGAGCGCTTATATAACCGTTGGGGTGTTAGACCCTATCTAGAAGACCAGAGCTTAGACGTATTACAGCCCGATATCGGTTTATGTGGTGGCTTCACTGAAGCGAAAAAAGTGTGCGACTATGCTGATGTGTATGACGTGCGCATTCAGGCCCATGTATGCGGTGGTCCTGTAGCAACGGCGGCGAGTTTGCATCTAGAAACGGCCATTCCTAACTTTTTAATTCACGAGCACCATACCTACGCCATTAAAGACTGGAACCGCGAATTGTGTATTCAAGATCCACAACCGGTAAATGGTTTCTTTGAAGTCACTGAAACCCCAGGAATTGGTATCGATTTGAACGACGAAATCGTTTATCGCTCACCGCATATGGAAGTGAAATAA
- a CDS encoding class II aldolase/adducin family protein has protein sequence MFALSDRSLKGQVSDLEWQTRVDLAACYRLVADARWGDLIYTHISARIPGTDEYLINPFGLTFEEVTASNLVKVDLDGNILDDSKYTINPAGFTIHSAIHEVRHDAQCVIHLHTKATISVASLQGGLQPWSQYAMFSLSSMSYHEYEGLAVNADEKKRLQDDLASNNHMLLHNHGGLTLGPTVGDAFMRFYDLQRACEIQMDLLQANQSVIEIPQAIVDGIYAQANVVHSGQTGGQKAWPAMLRKAYKLDPLFCE, from the coding sequence GTGTTTGCGTTATCCGATAGAAGCTTAAAAGGGCAAGTCTCTGACCTTGAGTGGCAAACTCGAGTAGATCTTGCTGCCTGTTACCGTTTAGTGGCTGATGCCCGCTGGGGAGATCTCATTTACACCCACATCTCAGCACGTATTCCTGGGACGGACGAATACCTGATTAATCCTTTTGGGCTGACTTTCGAAGAGGTTACCGCGTCTAATTTAGTCAAAGTAGACTTAGACGGTAATATTCTTGATGACTCAAAATACACCATTAATCCTGCAGGCTTCACTATTCACAGCGCAATACATGAAGTGCGTCATGACGCCCAGTGCGTGATACATTTACACACTAAAGCCACCATTAGTGTTGCCAGTTTGCAAGGCGGTTTACAGCCTTGGAGTCAATATGCCATGTTCTCGTTGTCATCAATGAGCTATCACGAATATGAAGGCCTTGCGGTAAATGCTGATGAGAAAAAGCGCTTGCAAGATGATTTAGCTAGCAACAATCATATGTTGTTGCACAACCATGGTGGCCTAACGTTAGGTCCGACTGTGGGGGACGCTTTTATGCGTTTTTATGACTTGCAGCGCGCCTGTGAAATTCAAATGGATCTGTTACAAGCAAATCAGTCTGTTATTGAAATACCGCAAGCGATTGTCGATGGGATCTATGCCCAAGCTAATGTGGTACACAGTGGGCAAACTGGCGGCCAAAAAGCCTGGCCGGCTATGCTACGCAAAGCCTATAAACTCGATCCGTTATTCTGTGAATAA
- a CDS encoding peptidylprolyl isomerase, which yields MKAGACHILVKTEKEAQQLKAQLDKGANFQQLAKKHSLCPSGKKGGDLGEFSPGTMVKAFDNVVFKKDILTVHGPVKTQFGFHLIKTLYRS from the coding sequence ATGAAAGCAGGTGCATGTCACATATTGGTCAAAACGGAAAAAGAAGCACAGCAACTTAAAGCGCAATTGGACAAAGGTGCGAACTTTCAGCAACTAGCGAAAAAGCATTCACTTTGCCCATCAGGTAAAAAAGGCGGCGATTTGGGTGAATTTAGCCCGGGTACTATGGTCAAGGCATTTGATAACGTGGTGTTTAAAAAGGACATTTTAACCGTACATGGCCCAGTGAAAACTCAATTCGGTTTCCACCTCATCAAAACCCTATATCGAAGTTAA
- a CDS encoding phytanoyl-CoA dioxygenase family protein gives MLTTEQKQLFQTNGYVVLSEYFSAADMQSLKSEAQAIVEQFDPNSTRAVFSTQDQSKSRDDYFLQSGDKIRCFFEEEAFNESGELQQEKAVSINKIGHALHTLNPVFKKFSHDPRIRQVANDVGLLAPQIHQSMYIFKQPKIGGVIRWHQDGTYFLSDPLSVVTFWIAVEDATIENGCLQVKADGSDTPLREQFMRFANDSTELKVLDDTPWPKDEDARPLEVKKGSLVVFDGLLPHFSAPNRSAKSRHAFTLHVTCATTQYDPLNWLQAEPSPL, from the coding sequence GTGTTAACTACTGAACAAAAACAACTTTTTCAAACTAATGGATACGTGGTGCTCAGCGAATACTTTTCAGCGGCAGATATGCAATCCTTGAAAAGTGAAGCGCAAGCGATAGTGGAGCAATTCGATCCGAATTCAACACGCGCTGTATTTTCTACCCAAGATCAAAGTAAATCTCGAGATGATTATTTTTTGCAATCAGGCGATAAAATTCGCTGTTTTTTTGAAGAAGAGGCCTTTAATGAAAGCGGTGAATTACAGCAAGAAAAAGCAGTTAGCATCAATAAAATTGGTCACGCATTACATACTTTGAACCCCGTGTTTAAAAAATTCAGTCACGACCCTCGTATTCGCCAAGTCGCCAACGATGTTGGTTTGCTGGCGCCACAAATTCACCAGTCTATGTATATTTTCAAACAACCAAAGATTGGCGGGGTGATCCGCTGGCATCAAGATGGTACCTATTTTTTAAGTGATCCTTTGTCCGTGGTGACATTCTGGATTGCAGTGGAAGACGCTACGATTGAAAATGGTTGTTTACAAGTTAAAGCTGACGGCAGCGATACGCCACTGCGCGAGCAATTTATGCGCTTTGCTAATGACAGCACAGAGCTAAAGGTGCTGGATGACACGCCTTGGCCGAAAGATGAAGACGCTAGACCCCTTGAAGTTAAAAAAGGCTCGCTGGTGGTTTTTGACGGTTTACTGCCGCATTTTAGCGCGCCAAATCGCTCAGCTAAATCGCGCCACGCGTTCACACTGCACGTGACCTGCGCCACGACTCAATATGATCCGTTAAATTGGCTGCAAGCTGAGCCGAGCCCATTGTAA